A stretch of the Polaribacter pacificus genome encodes the following:
- a CDS encoding MutS-related protein, with protein sequence MTTNPTHFYTQEKLALETALASLKKTLSLISVFRLAIFIASSIGIYFFIGNGLIATVIGFVGFVIFAILLVKNSKLQSTKEMLLAKIKINTIELAALEGNFKDLKDGSEFIDPHHFYSNDIDLFGKGSFFQYSNRTATQEGAKAYATILTANTINDITEKQKAIIELAGEAKWRQHFSAIASLVDVKLSAKSILNSIKNYETVLPNFFGNLVKVFSAVSIVLIALVSFNILPFSAIVIWFFMGLFISGSQLKKTNTIYAISGNAKEIFKQYYQLLAAIEEHTFAAKILVKKQEEIQSEKEKASTVFQKFSRILDSFDQRNNIVIAIFGNALFLWDIQNAVKVENWISQYKHTAENWFDVISFFDAQNTLANFSFNHPAFVLPTISNEKRVLDVEQLGHPLLNSSKRIDNDFAIDQEQFFIITGANMAGKSTFLRSLSLTILMANIGLPVCAKKVTYSPIKLITSMRTSDSLADDESYFYSELKRLKFIVDQIASEPYFIILDEILKGTNSKDKAIGSKKFIEKLNKSNSTGIIATHDVSLCVLEEEYTTIKNYYFDAQIKDDELYFDYTLKKGVCTNMNASFLLTKMEII encoded by the coding sequence ATGACGACAAATCCTACCCATTTTTATACCCAAGAAAAGTTAGCACTCGAAACAGCATTGGCTAGTTTAAAAAAAACACTTTCTCTGATTAGTGTTTTTCGCTTGGCAATTTTTATCGCATCAAGTATTGGCATTTATTTTTTTATAGGCAATGGACTCATTGCTACTGTTATTGGATTTGTCGGTTTTGTAATTTTTGCCATTCTGTTGGTCAAAAACTCAAAATTACAATCAACTAAAGAAATGTTGCTTGCTAAAATAAAAATCAACACCATAGAATTAGCTGCCTTAGAAGGGAATTTTAAAGACTTAAAAGATGGGAGTGAATTTATAGATCCACATCATTTTTATAGCAATGATATTGATTTGTTTGGAAAAGGTTCTTTTTTTCAATATTCAAACAGAACTGCTACTCAAGAAGGCGCAAAGGCTTATGCAACAATTTTAACAGCCAATACTATCAATGATATTACGGAAAAACAAAAAGCAATTATTGAACTAGCTGGAGAGGCAAAATGGCGTCAACATTTTTCTGCGATTGCCAGTTTGGTTGATGTAAAGTTGAGTGCAAAATCAATTTTAAATTCTATAAAAAATTACGAAACTGTTTTGCCGAATTTCTTTGGAAACTTGGTGAAGGTCTTTTCTGCGGTATCCATTGTGTTAATCGCTTTGGTGTCTTTTAATATTTTGCCGTTTTCAGCTATTGTAATTTGGTTTTTTATGGGATTGTTTATCTCTGGATCACAACTTAAAAAGACCAATACTATTTATGCGATTTCTGGCAATGCAAAAGAAATATTTAAGCAGTATTACCAATTATTAGCAGCCATAGAAGAGCATACTTTTGCTGCTAAAATACTTGTCAAAAAACAAGAAGAGATACAATCAGAAAAAGAAAAAGCATCGACGGTGTTTCAAAAATTTTCTAGAATTTTAGATTCATTTGATCAACGAAATAATATTGTCATCGCTATTTTTGGAAATGCCTTATTTCTTTGGGATATTCAAAATGCTGTAAAAGTAGAAAACTGGATTTCTCAGTATAAACACACCGCAGAAAATTGGTTTGATGTCATTAGCTTTTTTGATGCTCAAAACACATTGGCAAATTTTTCTTTTAATCATCCAGCTTTTGTACTCCCAACAATTAGCAATGAAAAGCGCGTACTAGATGTCGAGCAATTAGGACACCCATTATTAAATTCAAGCAAAAGAATTGACAATGATTTTGCTATAGACCAAGAACAATTTTTTATTATAACGGGAGCAAACATGGCAGGAAAAAGTACTTTTTTAAGAAGTCTATCTTTAACCATACTCATGGCCAATATTGGCTTGCCTGTTTGTGCGAAAAAGGTAACATACAGTCCGATAAAATTAATTACAAGCATGCGAACTTCTGATTCTTTAGCAGATGATGAATCGTATTTTTATTCAGAGTTAAAACGACTTAAATTTATTGTTGATCAGATAGCGTCAGAACCTTATTTTATCATCTTAGATGAGATTTTAAAGGGAACAAACAGCAAAGACAAAGCCATTGGGTCTAAAAAATTTATTGAGAAATTAAACAAGTCCAATTCAACCGGTATTATTGCAACCCATGATGTAAGCTTGTGTGTCTTGGAAGAAGAATATACAACCATCAAAAATTATTACTTTGACGCTCAGATAAAAGATGATGAATTGTATTTTGATTATACCTTAAAAAAAGGGGTCTGTACCAATATGAATGCTTCTTTTTTATTGACTAAAATGGAGATTATTTAG
- the ruvA gene encoding Holliday junction branch migration protein RuvA: MITQIKGRLVEKNPTYVVIDCNGVGYLLHISLQTFSALPDHEAITLFTHLSVKEDAHTLYGFIDKTEREIFRLLISVSGVGPSIARTMLSSMTTDEIQQAIASENTAVIQGVKGIGAKTAQRVIIDLKDKILKTFDMDVISVGQNNTNKEEALSALEVLGFNRKQSDKVVNTILKEHRDATVEFLIKKALKSL; this comes from the coding sequence ATGATTACTCAAATTAAAGGTAGATTGGTAGAGAAAAATCCCACTTATGTGGTGATAGACTGTAATGGTGTGGGGTATTTACTACACATTTCATTGCAAACTTTTTCTGCACTTCCAGATCATGAAGCAATTACCCTATTTACGCATCTTTCTGTAAAAGAAGATGCACATACGCTCTACGGATTTATTGATAAGACAGAGCGTGAAATCTTTAGGTTGCTAATTTCTGTTTCGGGAGTTGGACCGAGCATCGCTAGAACCATGTTGTCTTCTATGACTACCGATGAGATTCAACAAGCCATAGCTTCAGAAAATACAGCGGTAATTCAAGGAGTTAAAGGAATAGGAGCTAAAACAGCCCAAAGAGTCATTATAGACCTAAAAGATAAAATTTTAAAAACGTTCGATATGGACGTAATTTCCGTTGGACAAAACAATACAAACAAAGAAGAAGCGTTATCTGCATTAGAAGTACTAGGCTTTAATAGAAAACAATCAGATAAAGTAGTTAATACCATTTTAAAAGAGCACCGTGATGCAACGGTAGAGTTTTTAATAAAAAAGGCATTAAAAAGTTTGTAA
- a CDS encoding MoaD/ThiS family protein: protein MNIQVLLFGIATDLLETSSLEIEISEDCTVATFKKELAKLYPKLENINSYAVAVNEAYASDQITIHKNDVVAIIPPVSGG, encoded by the coding sequence ATGAACATACAGGTTTTACTTTTCGGGATTGCAACAGACCTACTTGAAACATCATCCCTAGAGATTGAGATCTCAGAAGATTGTACTGTAGCTACTTTTAAAAAAGAGCTTGCAAAACTATATCCAAAGTTGGAGAACATCAATTCATATGCTGTTGCAGTAAATGAAGCCTATGCTTCAGATCAAATCACAATACATAAAAATGATGTTGTAGCCATTATTCCACCAGTGAGTGGAGGCTAA
- a CDS encoding DUF5686 and carboxypeptidase regulatory-like domain-containing protein produces MKKATILFSLFFTTILSAQIKGKVVDIKNEPLSSVSVYLENTIAGTTSNDNGEYILPLKSTGNYTVVFQFLGFKTIKKKISVVKLPYVLDIKMIEEQFELDEVVIDSKENLADKIIRSVIQNKSKNQEKLKQYTADFYSRGLYKVKNAPKKILGQDLGDLGGGLDSTRSGIIYLSETVSKIAFKRPSSFKEHIVASKVSGSDNGVSFNRAEDVNFNLYENTIDFGAEVISPLANYAFSYYNFKLVGTFYDKQGKLINKIELTPKRKNDRVFNGFIYIVEDDWAIYGSDITITGAQINLPMVDVLRFKQDYNYAASEDLWVVISQIIDFKIGLFGFNIDGRFTSAYNNYNFSPIFDSNTFGKEILSFAKEATEKDSSYWKSLRPVPLTTEEVTDYIIKDSIQLVRNSKQYLDSIDQKSNKFSLGDLLSGYRFQNSYKNWSLFIDSPLSDLNFNTVQGWNTGMGISFFNQLNEQGKWVRVSTNFKYGFSDKKIRPTVNFTYKWDNLSRPMISFSGGNTTAQFNGKNPISQFMNTINSAYFERNYLKIYEKTFANIGFSRELTNGVNFSTTLEYADRKPLVNTTDYSARNIEDRSYTSNDPQDATNFTPSFTPHHLWTWSLGSTINFGTKYLSYPDSKITVYNDKYPSLYVAYRKTFGSGDSDLHSDLIVGQVRQRASLGNLGAFSYKVKGGLFLEQKNISFIDYEHFNGNKLSVSPSTNYLNHFNLLDYYAYSTNDKFAEFHGEHNFKGFFLNKIPLINRLNFHLVVGAKGLFTGDRKPYSEASFGLSNIGWGKWRFLRVDYVISKGGINQKQSGFVFGLSLFN; encoded by the coding sequence ATGAAAAAAGCTACCATTCTATTTTCTCTTTTTTTTACAACAATCCTTAGTGCTCAAATTAAAGGGAAAGTAGTGGACATAAAAAATGAACCCCTATCATCTGTGAGTGTCTATTTAGAAAACACGATTGCAGGGACTACAAGTAATGACAATGGTGAATATATATTGCCCTTAAAAAGTACTGGTAATTATACTGTGGTTTTTCAATTCTTAGGTTTTAAAACCATCAAAAAGAAAATTTCTGTAGTTAAATTACCCTATGTTTTAGACATCAAAATGATTGAAGAACAGTTTGAACTTGATGAGGTTGTGATTGATAGCAAAGAAAACTTAGCCGATAAGATTATTAGAAGTGTTATTCAAAACAAGAGTAAAAATCAGGAAAAACTAAAACAATACACTGCAGATTTTTACTCTAGAGGTTTGTATAAAGTTAAGAATGCACCCAAAAAAATATTAGGACAAGACTTAGGAGATCTTGGTGGAGGTTTAGATTCTACCAGAAGCGGAATCATTTATTTATCAGAAACTGTTTCAAAAATTGCTTTTAAACGACCTTCGAGCTTTAAAGAACACATTGTGGCTTCTAAGGTTAGTGGGAGCGATAATGGCGTGAGCTTTAACAGAGCAGAAGATGTAAACTTTAACCTGTATGAAAATACGATTGATTTTGGCGCCGAAGTAATTTCACCTTTAGCCAATTACGCCTTTAGCTATTATAACTTCAAATTAGTGGGAACCTTTTATGACAAACAAGGCAAACTGATTAATAAAATTGAGTTGACACCTAAAAGAAAAAATGATCGAGTTTTTAATGGCTTTATTTATATCGTAGAAGATGATTGGGCCATTTATGGTTCAGATATAACTATTACTGGGGCACAAATAAATCTGCCAATGGTAGACGTTCTTCGCTTTAAACAGGATTACAATTATGCAGCTTCAGAAGATCTTTGGGTGGTTATTTCTCAGATCATCGACTTTAAAATTGGGCTGTTTGGTTTTAATATTGATGGTCGATTTACCTCTGCTTATAACAATTATAATTTTTCTCCAATTTTTGACAGCAACACCTTTGGCAAAGAAATCTTATCTTTTGCCAAAGAAGCAACAGAAAAAGATTCAAGCTATTGGAAATCCTTAAGACCTGTTCCGTTAACCACAGAAGAAGTAACCGATTACATAATAAAAGACAGTATTCAACTAGTTAGAAACTCTAAACAATATCTAGACTCTATAGATCAAAAATCTAACAAGTTTTCTTTAGGAGATCTGCTCTCGGGATACCGCTTTCAAAATTCTTATAAAAACTGGTCTTTGTTTATAGACTCACCCCTATCAGATTTAAACTTTAATACGGTGCAAGGATGGAATACCGGAATGGGTATTTCTTTCTTTAATCAATTAAATGAGCAGGGAAAATGGGTTCGAGTTTCTACCAATTTTAAGTACGGTTTTTCTGATAAAAAAATACGCCCTACCGTTAATTTTACTTATAAATGGGATAATTTAAGCCGTCCAATGATCAGCTTTTCTGGAGGAAACACCACAGCACAATTTAATGGTAAAAACCCTATTTCTCAATTTATGAATACCATTAACTCAGCTTATTTTGAAAGAAACTATTTAAAGATTTATGAAAAAACTTTTGCAAACATTGGCTTTTCTAGAGAGCTAACAAATGGCGTCAATTTTTCTACCACTTTAGAATATGCTGACAGAAAACCCTTGGTAAATACTACAGATTATAGCGCAAGAAATATTGAGGATCGCAGTTATACGTCTAATGACCCACAAGATGCTACTAATTTTACTCCCTCATTTACACCACATCATTTATGGACTTGGAGCTTGGGAAGTACAATTAATTTTGGAACAAAATACCTCTCATATCCCGATAGTAAAATAACTGTTTACAATGACAAATACCCTTCACTGTATGTTGCTTACCGAAAAACTTTTGGTTCTGGAGATAGCGACTTACATTCAGATCTAATCGTTGGACAAGTAAGGCAACGTGCTTCTTTGGGGAATCTTGGTGCTTTTTCTTATAAAGTAAAAGGAGGGCTCTTTTTAGAGCAAAAGAACATCTCTTTTATTGATTACGAACATTTTAATGGAAACAAGCTTTCTGTATCGCCTTCTACCAACTATTTAAACCATTTTAATTTATTGGATTATTACGCATACAGCACCAACGATAAATTTGCAGAATTTCATGGAGAACATAATTTTAAAGGGTTTTTCTTAAACAAGATTCCGCTGATTAACCGATTAAATTTTCATTTAGTTGTAGGAGCTAAGGGCCTATTTACCGGAGATCGTAAACCCTATTCAGAAGCCTCTTTTGGACTTAGCAATATCGGTTGGGGAAAATGGCGTTTTTTACGTGTTGATTATGTCATCTCTAAAGGAGGAATCAATCAAAAGCAAAGTGGTTTTGTCTTTGGTTTGAGTTTGTTTAATTAA
- a CDS encoding HesA/MoeB/ThiF family protein → MKPTKDQLFKRQITLSEIGEIGQQKLQKASVVVVGCGGLGGPIAVHLATSGIGKLHLIDFDTIDLSNLHRQVYFSLADVGKYKAATLAKFIEKRAPFTQVKYTLDPIAKSNVFDLISEADIVVDGTDSLPTKYLLNDACVLKNKALVYGSLYKYDGYVASFNIAQGAGAYSANLRDAFPTMATDVPNCEEAGTLNSIVSFIAAQQVNEVLKLVLEIGKPLVNQVLIYNSLQNSQLKMKLTNQVSKAAIEELFFRESYFDASCQVQNSDWLISAEKLKQLISDPERRKSIQIIAVLENLKTPFEVDQTIPFFSAAIENFKIDNNKEYVLVCQKGITSYSATIKLKESFPTATILSLADGINNY, encoded by the coding sequence ATGAAACCCACAAAAGATCAACTTTTTAAACGGCAAATTACCTTATCAGAAATAGGTGAGATTGGGCAGCAAAAACTACAAAAGGCTTCTGTTGTCGTTGTTGGCTGTGGCGGCTTGGGAGGTCCAATTGCTGTGCATTTGGCCACCAGTGGCATTGGAAAACTTCACTTGATAGATTTTGACACCATTGATCTGAGTAATTTGCATAGACAGGTCTATTTTTCTTTAGCGGATGTAGGAAAATACAAAGCTGCTACTTTGGCAAAATTTATAGAAAAAAGAGCGCCGTTTACTCAGGTAAAATACACGCTTGATCCCATTGCCAAAAGCAATGTTTTTGACTTGATTTCTGAGGCTGATATTGTTGTTGACGGTACAGATTCATTGCCCACAAAATACTTATTAAACGATGCCTGTGTACTTAAAAACAAAGCACTTGTGTATGGCTCATTGTACAAGTATGATGGCTATGTTGCCAGTTTTAACATCGCACAAGGTGCAGGAGCCTATTCAGCCAATTTACGAGATGCATTTCCTACCATGGCAACAGATGTTCCTAATTGTGAAGAAGCAGGAACCTTAAATTCTATCGTTAGCTTTATTGCAGCTCAACAAGTAAACGAAGTATTAAAACTGGTTTTAGAAATCGGAAAACCACTGGTCAATCAAGTGTTGATTTATAATTCATTGCAAAACTCACAATTAAAAATGAAGCTTACTAACCAAGTTTCAAAAGCAGCTATAGAAGAACTATTTTTTAGAGAATCCTACTTTGATGCTAGTTGCCAAGTACAAAATAGTGATTGGTTAATTTCTGCAGAAAAATTGAAGCAACTAATCTCAGATCCCGAGCGCAGAAAAAGCATTCAAATTATAGCTGTACTAGAAAATTTAAAAACGCCATTTGAGGTAGATCAGACCATTCCTTTTTTTTCAGCAGCTATTGAAAATTTTAAGATAGACAATAATAAAGAGTATGTACTGGTGTGTCAAAAAGGAATTACCAGCTACAGCGCAACAATAAAATTAAAAGAAAGCTTTCCTACAGCAACAATACTTAGTTTAGCTGATGGAATCAACAATTATTAA
- a CDS encoding molybdenum cofactor biosynthesis protein MoaE: MPKTSIKITSEKLNLQQCYDFVSDDGCGGISAFIGTVRNDTKGKEVLRLDFSTYKPMALKEMGKIAQLALEKFDIVKIAIHHAEGMLQVGEIPVIITASAKHRKAAFDACQFAIDTLKETVPIWKKEYFSDGEVWVNAHP; this comes from the coding sequence ATGCCTAAAACATCGATAAAAATTACTTCAGAAAAACTCAACTTACAGCAGTGCTATGATTTTGTTAGCGATGATGGCTGTGGAGGTATTTCTGCTTTTATCGGAACGGTTAGAAATGACACAAAGGGAAAAGAAGTGCTACGATTAGATTTCTCTACCTACAAACCCATGGCCCTAAAAGAAATGGGAAAAATCGCACAACTAGCTTTGGAAAAATTTGACATTGTAAAAATTGCCATACACCATGCAGAAGGCATGTTACAAGTTGGCGAAATACCTGTAATTATTACAGCCTCTGCAAAACACAGAAAGGCTGCTTTTGATGCGTGTCAGTTTGCTATAGATACTCTAAAAGAAACAGTGCCTATCTGGAAAAAAGAATATTTTTCTGATGGAGAAGTTTGGGTAAATGCGCATCCTTAG
- a CDS encoding NTP transferase domain-containing protein: MTKHTKHTNLERRDNDLFAPNEISFVGANCNSISDLVKAISQKLPRYKLAYFDASHAKDVQETNVSEFVFHHRGNLQVSTTSPVNTYLQRLQFSQFDCIFINGNHYKAAKQILILDPQKEASVLKRLDQLDRIQFVIKLNKDTEYFSFLEKKFPKIKNLICYTIDEVDKISHQIDQLIQEKIAPVKGLVLVGGKSTRMGKDKSTLDYFGKPQKQAAKELLVSNNLETYYSVQKQTDKADEISDTFLNLGPFGGICSAFQKNPNVAWLVLATDLPFVDSKLIQLLLQKRNPSKVATAIKGKGNQFVEPLITIYEPKAYPLLLQYLAQGYSCPRKMLINSDVEIVEVDAAFIRNVNTPEEFELAKKELQ, translated from the coding sequence ATGACTAAACACACAAAACATACAAATTTAGAAAGACGAGATAACGATCTTTTTGCGCCCAATGAAATTTCTTTTGTGGGTGCAAATTGCAATAGTATTTCTGATTTGGTTAAAGCGATTTCTCAAAAGTTACCTAGGTATAAGCTAGCCTACTTTGATGCTTCTCATGCAAAAGATGTTCAAGAGACAAACGTATCAGAATTTGTATTTCACCATCGTGGAAATTTACAAGTGTCTACCACAAGCCCTGTAAACACCTATTTGCAACGACTTCAATTTTCACAATTTGATTGTATTTTTATCAATGGGAATCATTATAAAGCGGCAAAGCAGATCCTAATTTTAGACCCACAAAAAGAGGCGTCTGTATTAAAAAGATTGGATCAATTAGATCGCATTCAATTTGTGATAAAACTTAATAAAGACACGGAGTATTTTTCTTTTTTAGAAAAGAAATTCCCAAAAATTAAAAATTTAATCTGTTATACTATCGATGAGGTAGATAAGATATCTCATCAAATAGATCAGTTAATCCAAGAGAAAATAGCCCCAGTAAAAGGTCTGGTATTGGTTGGTGGTAAAAGCACTAGAATGGGGAAAGATAAATCAACCTTGGATTATTTTGGGAAGCCTCAAAAACAGGCTGCAAAAGAACTCTTAGTAAGCAATAATTTAGAAACGTATTATTCTGTACAAAAACAGACAGATAAAGCAGACGAAATTTCTGACACATTTTTAAATTTAGGCCCTTTTGGAGGCATCTGTTCTGCCTTTCAAAAAAATCCAAATGTAGCCTGGTTGGTCTTAGCGACTGATCTTCCTTTTGTAGATTCTAAGCTTATCCAATTATTGTTGCAAAAACGCAACCCTAGTAAAGTTGCTACAGCAATTAAAGGCAAGGGCAATCAGTTTGTAGAGCCGTTAATTACCATCTACGAGCCCAAAGCTTATCCACTATTGCTGCAGTATTTAGCACAGGGCTATTCATGTCCTCGAAAAATGCTGATCAACTCTGATGTAGAAATAGTTGAGGTGGATGCTGCTTTTATTAGAAATGTAAATACACCAGAAGAGTTTGAATTAGCAAAAAAAGAGCTTCAATAA
- a CDS encoding DUF3817 domain-containing protein yields MKGIFRIVSFLEGISYLLLLFIATPIKYFGEDESYVKMLGMPHGILFMVYIILAIMLKAPEKWSGKTLGIVLVASILPFGTFYIDKKYLQN; encoded by the coding sequence ATGAAGGGTATCTTTAGAATTGTCAGTTTTTTAGAAGGAATTTCTTACTTGTTATTGTTGTTTATTGCAACGCCTATAAAATATTTTGGAGAGGATGAAAGCTATGTAAAAATGCTAGGAATGCCTCATGGAATTTTATTTATGGTCTATATTATTTTAGCAATTATGTTAAAAGCTCCAGAAAAATGGAGTGGTAAAACACTAGGTATTGTATTGGTGGCATCTATTCTGCCTTTCGGAACCTTTTATATAGATAAAAAATATTTACAAAATTAG
- a CDS encoding NADP-dependent malic enzyme, producing the protein MSDSRKRHEALIYHAKPQPGKIEVVPTKKYATQHDLSLAYSPGVAEPCLEIEKDPNNAYKYTAKGNLVAVITNGTAVLGLGNIGALASKPVMEGKALLFKIFADIDVFDIEVDTTDIDKFIETVKAIAPTFGGINLEDIKAPEAFEIERRLKEELDIPVMHDDQHGTAIISAAALKNAIEITGKNIKDIQVVINGAGAAAISCTKLYLKLGVQVSNVVMCDSKGVIRKDRDNLNEQKQEFATNKDIHTLEEAMHNADVFIGLSKGNVVSPEMLLSMAKDPIVFAMANPVPEISYDVAVATRKDIIMATGRSDHPNQVNNVLGFPFIFRGALDVRATKINEEMKMAAVHALAELAKKTVPEQVNIVYDEISLSFGKEYIIPKPFDPRLIYEIPPAIAKAAIDSGVALEPITDWVKYQEELMDRSGTGSKEIRLLHNRAKNNPKSIVFAEADHLDVLKAAQRVHDEKIGFPILLGRREVILELKEEIGFHADVLIIDPKTDEEEERRNRYGEIYWKSRQRKGTTLFQARKIMRERNYFAAMMVNSGEADSLITGYSRSYPSVVKPMLELIEKANGVTRVAAANLMLTKQGPLFLADTTININPTAKDLAKISQLTYSLARMFGVKPNIAMLSFSNFGSSESESAVKIREAVAYIHRHFPQVVIDGELQADFALNREMLAKEFPFSKLNGQKVNVLIFPNLDAANITYKLMKQVDEIESVGPILMGLKKPVHILQLGASVDEMVNMAAVAVVDAQQKGKHK; encoded by the coding sequence ATGAGTGATTCTAGAAAAAGGCATGAAGCTTTAATATACCACGCAAAGCCACAACCAGGGAAAATAGAAGTTGTTCCGACAAAAAAATATGCCACTCAGCATGATTTATCATTGGCCTATTCACCAGGAGTTGCAGAACCTTGTTTAGAAATAGAAAAAGACCCAAACAATGCTTATAAGTATACAGCAAAGGGTAATTTAGTTGCTGTAATTACTAATGGAACCGCTGTTTTAGGTCTCGGAAATATTGGGGCATTGGCATCCAAACCAGTAATGGAAGGAAAGGCATTGCTTTTTAAGATTTTTGCAGACATAGATGTGTTTGATATAGAAGTTGACACTACTGATATTGATAAATTTATAGAAACGGTCAAGGCAATTGCTCCAACTTTTGGAGGGATTAATTTAGAAGATATTAAGGCGCCAGAAGCCTTTGAAATAGAAAGACGATTAAAAGAAGAATTAGACATTCCCGTAATGCACGATGACCAGCATGGAACGGCTATAATTTCTGCAGCCGCGCTTAAAAATGCCATCGAAATTACAGGTAAAAATATAAAAGATATACAAGTTGTAATTAATGGAGCAGGTGCTGCAGCCATTTCTTGTACCAAATTATATTTAAAATTAGGCGTACAAGTGTCTAATGTTGTGATGTGTGATAGCAAAGGTGTCATTAGAAAAGATCGCGATAACTTAAACGAACAAAAGCAAGAGTTTGCGACCAATAAAGACATTCATACTTTAGAAGAGGCCATGCACAATGCAGATGTTTTTATCGGTTTGTCTAAAGGAAATGTTGTGAGTCCAGAGATGTTATTATCTATGGCCAAAGACCCAATAGTTTTTGCAATGGCAAATCCAGTTCCAGAAATTTCATATGATGTTGCAGTCGCAACTAGAAAAGATATTATTATGGCTACCGGTCGTTCTGACCACCCTAATCAGGTAAATAATGTTCTTGGATTTCCATTTATTTTTAGAGGAGCGTTAGATGTTAGGGCTACTAAAATAAATGAAGAAATGAAAATGGCAGCAGTGCACGCCTTAGCTGAATTGGCCAAAAAAACGGTTCCAGAACAAGTGAATATTGTATATGATGAAATTAGTTTGTCATTTGGTAAAGAATACATCATCCCAAAACCTTTTGACCCTAGATTGATTTATGAAATACCTCCAGCAATTGCAAAAGCAGCCATTGATTCTGGTGTAGCTCTAGAGCCAATTACTGATTGGGTAAAATACCAAGAAGAACTGATGGATCGTTCTGGTACAGGTAGTAAAGAAATCCGATTGTTGCACAACAGAGCAAAAAACAACCCAAAGAGCATTGTTTTTGCAGAGGCAGATCATTTAGATGTATTAAAGGCTGCACAGCGAGTACATGATGAAAAGATTGGTTTCCCTATTTTATTGGGTAGACGTGAAGTTATTTTAGAGTTAAAAGAAGAGATTGGTTTTCATGCTGATGTACTTATCATTGACCCTAAAACCGATGAAGAAGAAGAGCGTAGAAATCGTTATGGAGAGATCTATTGGAAATCAAGACAACGCAAAGGAACTACACTTTTTCAGGCTAGAAAAATAATGAGAGAGCGCAATTATTTTGCTGCCATGATGGTTAATTCAGGTGAGGCAGATTCATTAATTACAGGGTACTCTAGATCATATCCTTCAGTGGTAAAACCAATGCTAGAACTGATAGAAAAAGCAAATGGAGTTACCCGAGTTGCTGCGGCTAATTTAATGTTAACCAAACAAGGTCCCTTGTTTTTAGCAGATACAACCATTAATATCAATCCTACTGCTAAAGACCTGGCAAAAATATCTCAATTAACCTATTCACTGGCTAGAATGTTTGGAGTAAAACCCAATATAGCCATGCTGTCTTTTTCTAATTTTGGTTCATCAGAATCAGAATCAGCGGTTAAAATTAGAGAAGCTGTGGCTTATATTCACAGACATTTTCCTCAGGTAGTTATTGATGGAGAGCTTCAGGCAGACTTTGCTTTAAACAGAGAAATGCTTGCCAAAGAATTTCCATTTTCTAAATTGAATGGACAAAAAGTAAATGTGCTAATTTTCCCAAATTTAGATGCGGCAAACATTACCTACAAACTAATGAAACAAGTTGATGAAATTGAGTCTGTAGGGCCTATTTTAATGGGACTTAAAAAACCGGTTCATATTCTACAGTTAGGAGCAAGTGTTGATGAAATGGTGAATATGGCTGCTGTAGCAGTAGTAGATGCACAACAAAAAGGAAAGCATAAATAA